A genomic window from Fibrobacter sp. UWEL includes:
- a CDS encoding ThiF family adenylyltransferase yields MSANPAIFNRTIRLVGNETMDVISSKRVIIFGVGGVGSWCAESLVRSGIKYLTIVDSDVVNVTNVNRQLMATTKTVGQVKVDVLKQRLLEINPDAEIEARAELYSEQTSASFHLGNYDYIIDAIDSLDPKMNLLMNASRTKAKVFASMGAALKIDPTKIKVAEFWDAKGCPLARALRDKFKKKQLRPAKKIKVVYSEELLVNKGPVANDDGSPAEFRKVAYNGTMAHAVAIFGFTIAGLVMKDIYDKAQQ; encoded by the coding sequence ATGTCTGCAAATCCAGCTATTTTTAATCGTACTATCCGTCTCGTGGGTAACGAAACCATGGATGTTATTTCCTCCAAACGCGTCATTATTTTTGGCGTGGGGGGAGTGGGTAGCTGGTGTGCCGAAAGTCTAGTTCGCTCCGGTATAAAATACTTGACTATCGTAGATTCCGATGTGGTGAATGTGACCAACGTGAATCGACAGCTGATGGCCACAACGAAGACGGTGGGCCAAGTGAAAGTAGATGTTTTGAAGCAACGATTGCTGGAGATAAATCCGGATGCGGAAATTGAAGCCCGCGCAGAGCTGTATTCAGAACAAACTAGCGCTAGTTTCCATCTGGGTAATTATGACTATATCATCGACGCCATCGACAGTCTTGACCCCAAGATGAATTTGCTGATGAATGCATCCCGCACCAAGGCCAAGGTTTTCGCCTCCATGGGCGCAGCACTTAAAATAGACCCCACAAAAATCAAGGTTGCGGAATTTTGGGATGCAAAGGGTTGCCCGCTGGCCCGCGCTCTTCGTGACAAGTTCAAGAAAAAGCAGCTGCGCCCCGCCAAGAAAATCAAGGTGGTGTACAGCGAAGAACTGCTGGTGAATAAGGGCCCTGTAGCGAACGACGATGGAAGCCCTGCAGAATTTCGCAAGGTGGCCTACAACGGAACCATGGCCCACGCCGTAGCCATTTTCGGGTTTACTATTGCGGGCTTGGTAATGAAAGACATTTACGACAAGGCCCAACAATAG
- the pdxT gene encoding pyridoxal 5'-phosphate synthase glutaminase subunit PdxT, with translation MNKPVIGVLAVQGAFIEHRQILAKLGVETFEIRQKADLLNNPLDGLILPGGESTVQGKLLRELDLFDLLLEKIQKGLPVFGTCAGLILLASRLSNDGNTYFGTLPVTVQRNAYGRQLGSFFTEQPFRGVNNSVVDQPETVPMTFIRAPLIESAGEGVDVLAQNSETKQIYAVRYKNQLGVSFHPELNDDTRIHQYFVDICLGKK, from the coding sequence ATGAACAAACCTGTAATTGGCGTTCTCGCCGTACAGGGTGCATTCATTGAACACCGACAGATTCTGGCAAAGCTTGGCGTCGAGACTTTCGAGATTCGACAGAAGGCCGACTTGCTGAATAATCCGTTGGATGGACTTATTCTCCCTGGTGGCGAAAGTACGGTGCAAGGAAAACTCCTGAGGGAACTGGATCTTTTTGACTTGCTGTTGGAAAAGATTCAGAAAGGCCTTCCGGTATTTGGAACTTGCGCGGGCTTGATTCTCCTGGCGTCCCGATTGAGCAACGATGGCAACACCTATTTTGGTACTTTGCCAGTGACGGTGCAACGCAACGCTTACGGAAGACAGCTTGGTAGTTTCTTTACTGAACAGCCCTTCCGCGGGGTCAATAACTCCGTGGTGGATCAACCCGAAACGGTTCCTATGACTTTCATTCGTGCGCCCCTGATCGAAAGCGCTGGTGAAGGTGTGGATGTTCTTGCTCAGAATTCTGAAACCAAGCAGATTTATGCTGTCCGTTACAAGAATCAGCTAGGCGTGTCCTTCCATCCGGAACTCAATGATGATACCCGTATTCATCAATATTTCGTGGACATTTGCCTAGGCAAAAAGTGA
- the pdxS gene encoding pyridoxal 5'-phosphate synthase lyase subunit PdxS, whose translation MSEQNYIAERYELNKNLAQMLKGGVIMDVTTPEQAKIAEAAGACAVMALERIPADIRAAGGVSRMSDPKMIKGIQDAVSIPVMAKCRIGHFAEAQILQAIEIDYIDESEVLSPADDIYHINKRDFKVPFVCGAKDLGEALRRIEEGASMIRTKGEPGTGDVVQAVRHMRLMQQEIARLTSMREDELYNRAKELQVSYALVRYVHDNGKLPVVNFAAGGVATPADAALMMQLGAEGVFVGSGIFKSGNPEKRAQAIVKAVTNYTDAKLIAELSEDLGEAMVGINEQEIALLMAERGK comes from the coding sequence ATGTCTGAACAGAATTACATTGCTGAACGTTACGAATTGAACAAGAATCTTGCCCAGATGCTGAAGGGCGGCGTGATTATGGACGTGACCACTCCGGAACAGGCAAAGATTGCAGAAGCTGCCGGTGCTTGCGCCGTCATGGCTTTGGAACGCATTCCTGCTGACATCCGTGCCGCTGGTGGCGTAAGCCGCATGAGCGACCCCAAGATGATCAAGGGCATCCAGGACGCAGTTTCTATCCCGGTCATGGCCAAGTGCCGTATCGGTCACTTTGCCGAAGCCCAGATTCTTCAGGCTATTGAAATTGACTACATCGACGAAAGTGAAGTTCTTTCTCCTGCAGATGATATCTACCACATTAATAAGCGTGACTTCAAGGTTCCTTTTGTTTGCGGTGCCAAGGATTTGGGCGAAGCCCTCCGCCGCATTGAAGAAGGTGCTTCCATGATCCGTACCAAGGGCGAACCGGGTACTGGTGACGTGGTGCAGGCTGTTCGCCACATGCGCTTGATGCAACAGGAAATCGCTCGCCTCACTAGCATGCGTGAAGACGAACTGTACAACCGCGCCAAGGAACTCCAGGTTTCTTACGCTCTGGTTCGTTACGTCCATGACAATGGCAAGCTGCCTGTGGTGAACTTTGCTGCCGGTGGCGTGGCAACGCCTGCCGACGCAGCTCTCATGATGCAACTGGGTGCCGAAGGCGTGTTCGTAGGTTCCGGTATCTTCAAGTCCGGCAATCCTGAAAAGCGCGCTCAGGCAATCGTAAAGGCTGTAACCAACTACACCGACGCAAAGCTCATTGCTGAACTTTCCGAAGACCTTGGCGAAGCCATGGTGGGTATTAACGAACAGGAAATCGCCCTGCTCATGGCTGAAAGAGGTAAGTAA
- a CDS encoding PLP-dependent aminotransferase family protein, with protein sequence MLSYDIKLADSDSLYHFIYKCIKKDILSGALPADEKLPSKRPFATQLGVSVITVENAYAQLLTEGFIYTKPRMGFFVSAIDTSKVPGANAGLNNIASQKQSREAQKSTPDAFNQEPRRAPKKYLADFINNQANPESFPFSTWAKITRKVLCENQNELLVRPPYGGTLAVRKSIAKLLREFRNMNVDPDQIIMGAGTEYLYGLIVQLLGFDKKYGVEDPGYSNISKIYRKMNVVCNFIPMDESGVIVDQLEETCTDVIHISPSHHFPTGIVTPVSRRYELLSWASKSSNRFIVEDDYDSEFRMVGSPIPAMKNIDVMDKVIYINTFSKTLTSSARFSYMVLPKPLAKRFRDEFSFYACTISTLEQLTLSRFIDEGSFEKHINRMRNAYRSRRDVLLQAISKSKLGKLVEIHEENAGLHFIMEVQTTLTDEEFCKRAEEKGVRIGALSDYYTEATPSEHQFIINYSGLSEKILSKALSILYEVAVS encoded by the coding sequence ATGCTCAGTTACGACATCAAGCTAGCGGATTCCGATTCCCTCTACCACTTCATCTACAAGTGCATCAAGAAGGATATCCTGTCGGGAGCTCTTCCCGCCGATGAAAAGCTCCCTTCCAAGCGCCCTTTCGCTACCCAGCTTGGGGTCAGTGTCATTACAGTGGAAAACGCCTACGCCCAGCTTTTGACTGAGGGGTTTATCTACACCAAGCCTCGCATGGGATTTTTCGTATCTGCCATCGACACTAGCAAGGTTCCTGGCGCAAACGCAGGCCTAAACAATATCGCAAGTCAAAAACAATCCCGAGAAGCTCAAAAAAGCACGCCCGACGCCTTCAATCAAGAACCGCGCCGCGCTCCGAAAAAATATCTGGCAGACTTCATCAACAACCAAGCCAATCCGGAATCTTTCCCCTTTTCCACCTGGGCAAAAATCACCCGCAAGGTTCTCTGCGAAAATCAGAACGAACTTCTAGTTCGACCTCCTTATGGTGGCACCTTGGCGGTCCGCAAGTCCATCGCAAAACTGCTCCGCGAATTCCGCAATATGAACGTGGATCCAGACCAGATTATTATGGGCGCGGGAACAGAATACTTGTACGGCTTGATTGTGCAGCTTTTAGGATTTGACAAAAAGTACGGCGTAGAAGATCCAGGCTACAGCAACATCTCTAAAATCTATCGCAAGATGAATGTGGTCTGCAATTTCATCCCCATGGATGAAAGCGGCGTCATCGTAGACCAGCTGGAAGAAACCTGCACCGACGTGATCCACATTTCTCCCTCACACCATTTCCCCACAGGAATCGTGACTCCCGTAAGTCGCCGTTACGAACTTTTAAGCTGGGCGTCAAAATCCAGCAACCGCTTTATTGTAGAAGATGACTACGACAGCGAATTCCGCATGGTGGGCAGTCCCATTCCCGCCATGAAGAACATCGACGTTATGGACAAGGTTATTTACATCAACACCTTCTCCAAGACACTTACGTCTTCTGCCCGCTTCAGCTACATGGTTCTGCCCAAACCGCTGGCGAAAAGGTTTCGCGATGAATTTTCATTTTATGCCTGCACCATATCTACTCTGGAACAGCTGACCCTTTCAAGATTCATTGACGAAGGATCCTTCGAAAAGCACATCAATCGCATGCGCAATGCCTACCGCAGCCGCCGCGACGTACTGCTCCAAGCCATTAGCAAAAGCAAGTTAGGCAAGCTGGTAGAAATCCACGAAGAGAACGCCGGCCTCCACTTTATTATGGAAGTGCAGACAACCCTTACCGACGAAGAGTTCTGCAAGCGGGCCGAAGAAAAAGGCGTCCGCATCGGAGCCCTTTCGGATTACTACACCGAAGCCACCCCCAGCGAGCATCAGTTTATCATCAACTATTCAGGACTTTCTGAAAAGATATTAAGCAAGGCCCTGAGCATTCTGTACGAAGTAGCGGTTTCCTAA
- a CDS encoding tyrosine-protein phosphatase, with protein MKLEGVANLRDLGGIKTMDGRTIKSDLLFRSANLSKATEKDIQQLQGKNLKLVCDLRTETERNSALDVQIPGAENIWFNVLGTLPQKSDGSSKAEVGLNMVKVMSPNTFSPEVAAKMIEVVKSGIFDGMMENAYLGLVAREHPQNEYARMFEEILKTQGGTILWHCSQGKDRAGLAAAFILAALGVDEASIMEDFKKSNESYQSMIDAGLKLAAAHNLSEKHQGVIKAILGVNPDYLKKALDFIKGNFGSIQKYLELKLNLTEDRIKKLQAYYLQ; from the coding sequence ATGAAACTTGAAGGCGTTGCAAACCTGCGAGACCTTGGCGGCATCAAGACCATGGACGGAAGGACCATTAAAAGCGATTTGCTTTTTCGTTCCGCAAACTTATCCAAAGCCACCGAAAAAGACATCCAGCAACTTCAAGGAAAGAACCTGAAATTGGTTTGCGATCTGCGTACAGAAACCGAGCGCAACAGCGCCCTGGACGTACAGATTCCCGGCGCAGAAAACATCTGGTTCAACGTTCTCGGCACTCTTCCCCAAAAATCAGACGGCTCCAGCAAGGCGGAAGTAGGCCTCAACATGGTGAAAGTCATGAGCCCCAACACCTTCAGCCCGGAAGTAGCCGCAAAGATGATCGAAGTGGTCAAGAGCGGAATCTTTGACGGTATGATGGAAAACGCCTACTTGGGCCTAGTGGCCAGAGAACATCCGCAGAATGAATATGCACGAATGTTTGAGGAAATCCTGAAAACTCAGGGCGGAACCATCCTTTGGCACTGTTCTCAGGGAAAGGACCGCGCAGGCCTCGCTGCAGCCTTTATCCTGGCAGCCCTGGGCGTTGACGAAGCCTCCATTATGGAAGACTTCAAAAAGTCCAATGAATCTTACCAGTCCATGATTGACGCAGGGTTGAAACTTGCAGCAGCCCACAACCTTTCCGAAAAGCACCAAGGCGTTATCAAGGCAATTCTGGGTGTGAATCCCGATTACCTAAAGAAGGCTCTGGACTTCATCAAGGGCAACTTCGGTTCCATTCAAAAATATCTGGAGCTGAAGTTAAACCTTACAGAAGACAGAATAAAAAAACTGCAGGCTTACTACCTGCAGTAA
- a CDS encoding polysaccharide lyase family 1 protein, translating to MDFKKIIFVLGCTAAGLFAATNYDIHGTVKSAKDNKPIQGAIATLLQHHVADTTDADGTFLLQSLDFDPADSSASVIDTAKTDTSTAVDTSTSAIRTSLNNQYSYKNGLENPKFFSLNGRQISGNLFTRNTNIYYTRNFGASVQLSAKSTRSLKKESAEIFDTLQVEAAGHITQKIALSSNTQELNIKLDTIPAEPSKETKPALIADGYASLNGGTTGGAGGDTVTVTTYAQFKAAIQTDDPKVVIVKGTIKTTDGDGYGLPIYSNTTIMGADSSATIYGGLVVNGKKNVIIYNINIQGTYPNPGPSDGIAVSHGATNVWIHHVNIWDAEDGNLDITTQASYVTVSYVHFWYTDPNHPHRLNALIGSGASNHPEDFNTLKVTYHHCWFGTLVNERMPRVMYGNAHVYNNYYTASDNLYCVGVGSYGSALIENNYFYKVNNPVIFMYNVYAYVNTKNNVYDNVKTSSNSSTTPIEANNGGKIYGERYITTDPYTLLEDPAKLDKAPYEYTTDKAADVPNIVKKQAGPHNL from the coding sequence ATGGATTTCAAAAAAATCATCTTCGTTTTGGGATGTACGGCAGCCGGCCTCTTCGCCGCCACAAACTACGACATCCACGGCACCGTAAAATCCGCTAAAGACAACAAGCCCATTCAAGGGGCCATCGCCACATTACTCCAGCACCATGTAGCCGACACCACCGATGCAGACGGCACTTTCCTTTTGCAAAGCCTTGATTTTGACCCCGCAGATTCAAGCGCTAGTGTTATAGACACAGCCAAGACAGACACGTCAACCGCAGTCGACACATCCACATCGGCGATCAGAACATCCCTAAACAATCAGTATTCTTATAAAAATGGCTTAGAAAATCCCAAATTTTTCAGCCTCAACGGACGTCAAATTTCTGGCAATCTTTTTACCCGAAATACAAACATTTATTACACCCGCAATTTCGGCGCAAGCGTTCAGTTGTCCGCAAAATCCACTCGCAGTTTGAAAAAGGAATCCGCTGAAATTTTCGACACCCTGCAAGTAGAAGCAGCCGGACACATCACCCAGAAAATTGCATTGTCCAGCAACACTCAAGAATTGAACATCAAGCTAGACACCATTCCCGCAGAACCTTCTAAGGAAACAAAGCCCGCGCTCATCGCCGATGGTTACGCCAGTCTTAACGGCGGCACCACAGGCGGTGCCGGGGGTGACACGGTCACCGTCACCACATACGCACAGTTCAAGGCAGCCATCCAGACAGACGATCCTAAAGTTGTAATTGTCAAAGGCACCATCAAGACTACCGACGGCGACGGCTACGGTTTACCCATCTACAGCAACACCACCATTATGGGGGCAGACAGTTCCGCCACTATTTACGGCGGCCTCGTTGTAAACGGCAAGAAGAACGTAATCATCTACAACATCAACATTCAGGGGACCTACCCCAATCCCGGTCCTAGCGACGGTATCGCCGTTAGCCACGGAGCCACCAACGTGTGGATCCATCACGTAAACATCTGGGACGCCGAAGACGGCAACCTGGACATTACCACCCAGGCAAGCTATGTGACCGTTAGCTATGTTCACTTCTGGTACACAGACCCCAATCACCCTCACCGTCTGAACGCTCTTATTGGCAGCGGCGCCAGCAACCATCCAGAAGACTTCAACACATTGAAAGTCACCTATCATCATTGCTGGTTCGGAACTCTTGTAAACGAAAGAATGCCCCGCGTCATGTACGGCAACGCCCACGTTTACAACAACTACTACACCGCTTCTGACAATCTCTATTGCGTGGGCGTAGGCTCTTACGGATCCGCCCTCATCGAGAATAATTACTTCTATAAGGTGAACAACCCCGTCATCTTCATGTACAATGTGTACGCTTATGTCAACACGAAAAACAACGTCTACGATAACGTAAAGACCAGCAGCAACAGCAGTACCACACCCATCGAAGCAAATAATGGCGGCAAGATTTACGGCGAACGTTACATCACCACGGATCCGTACACATTACTTGAAGACCCCGCCAAGCTGGACAAGGCCCCTTACGAATACACCACGGACAAGGCCGCAGACGTGCCTAACATCGTGAAAAAGCAAGCCGGCCCCCACAACTTGTAA
- a CDS encoding cadherin-like domain-containing protein, which produces MRKSFLSVFCAGLCSFAMAEPLAFPEALGFGANVTGGRGGTVYHVTNLNDSGTGSFRDAVSASNRIVVFDVGGIINIKSAVSVKSNITIAGQTAPGEGIAIHGGKVSTGKQSNIIIRYLRIRPGENTASEKDDALNLYDSKNIIVDHCSIELAPWNNFGGSSDNASYRITGVTVQNTLVANPIGQQFGAHIESVDGTWAWYYNAFINTHNRNPLDKINDVFVNNVHYNFEAGYTTHTSTHFNHDIVNNYFVYGPTGKNEWFQVDKNQSIYASGNMIDSNRDGVLNGGASNIYYYQGEGEVLSKPWSEETTKNPIYSAATAWRYVNSQSGVLPYDDIDSLIWYQASTLGKAGGLVKAVSDMKLSKNDGWGEVLAGEAPKDSDKDGIPDYFEEAMGYNLSKDDATTKASDGYLYIEKYFNWLGAMHLTATQNKAVTYDLKKITSGFQDVSPTYTVKALDEGTVSVNGSKVTYTPAKNFKGLTAFQYTVKGTDGTEYTGRVEVLVLKGEEVQDVPASSSSSETVAESSSSQVAPESSSSESTDAIAYNANFSTPSSYDFNSGYLYAARAGFARIAVFDITGKLVAKFAGNVPAGYTHLNLNKWSLPQGHYKSVVVIK; this is translated from the coding sequence ATGAGAAAGTCTTTTCTTTCTGTATTTTGCGCAGGTCTGTGCAGTTTTGCAATGGCAGAACCGCTTGCATTTCCTGAAGCACTAGGTTTTGGAGCCAATGTTACAGGCGGCCGCGGCGGCACCGTCTATCACGTTACCAATCTGAACGATTCCGGTACAGGATCTTTCCGCGACGCAGTCAGTGCGTCCAACAGAATCGTGGTATTTGACGTTGGCGGCATCATCAATATTAAATCCGCAGTTTCCGTCAAGAGCAACATTACCATCGCAGGGCAGACAGCTCCCGGCGAAGGCATAGCCATTCACGGCGGAAAGGTTTCTACAGGCAAACAATCTAACATCATTATTCGTTACCTGCGAATCCGCCCCGGCGAAAACACAGCCTCGGAAAAAGATGACGCACTGAACCTTTACGATTCCAAGAACATTATCGTGGACCACTGTTCCATTGAACTTGCTCCTTGGAATAATTTCGGAGGATCTTCGGATAACGCTAGCTATCGCATTACCGGCGTTACCGTGCAGAATACCCTTGTGGCAAACCCCATCGGCCAGCAGTTCGGCGCACACATTGAATCGGTGGATGGAACCTGGGCTTGGTATTACAACGCCTTCATCAACACCCACAACAGAAACCCGCTGGACAAAATTAATGACGTTTTCGTAAACAACGTCCACTACAATTTCGAAGCGGGCTACACCACTCATACCAGCACCCACTTTAATCATGATATCGTGAACAACTATTTCGTTTACGGCCCAACAGGTAAGAACGAATGGTTCCAGGTGGATAAGAACCAGAGCATTTACGCCAGCGGAAACATGATTGACTCCAACCGCGACGGCGTTTTGAATGGCGGAGCTTCTAACATCTACTATTACCAGGGTGAAGGCGAAGTTTTGAGCAAGCCCTGGAGCGAAGAAACCACCAAGAATCCTATTTACAGCGCAGCTACCGCCTGGCGTTACGTCAACTCTCAAAGCGGCGTATTGCCTTACGACGACATCGATTCCCTCATTTGGTACCAGGCAAGCACCTTAGGGAAAGCAGGTGGATTAGTAAAAGCCGTAAGCGACATGAAGCTTTCCAAAAATGACGGCTGGGGCGAAGTATTGGCAGGCGAAGCTCCCAAGGATTCCGACAAGGACGGCATTCCCGATTACTTCGAAGAAGCCATGGGCTACAATCTCTCAAAGGATGACGCCACCACCAAAGCTAGCGATGGCTACCTGTACATCGAAAAGTATTTCAACTGGCTTGGCGCCATGCATTTGACCGCAACACAGAACAAGGCAGTGACCTACGATCTGAAAAAAATCACCTCGGGATTCCAGGACGTGTCCCCCACTTATACCGTGAAGGCTTTGGACGAAGGAACCGTCAGCGTTAACGGCAGCAAGGTCACTTACACTCCTGCCAAGAATTTCAAGGGGCTTACCGCATTCCAGTACACCGTCAAGGGAACCGACGGCACAGAATATACAGGCCGCGTAGAAGTTCTAGTGCTGAAAGGCGAAGAAGTGCAAGACGTGCCGGCAAGTTCTTCTTCATCAGAGACTGTTGCAGAATCATCGTCCAGCCAAGTCGCACCGGAATCTTCTTCTAGCGAAAGTACCGACGCAATCGCATACAACGCAAACTTTAGCACACCCTCCTCCTACGATTTCAACAGTGGCTACCTTTACGCAGCCCGCGCGGGCTTTGCAAGAATCGCCGTCTTTGACATCACAGGAAAGCTAGTTGCAAAATTTGCAGGCAATGTCCCCGCAGGATACACCCACCTGAATCTAAACAAGTGGAGCCTCCCTCAAGGACATTACAAGAGTGTCGTGGTAATCAAGTAA
- a CDS encoding LysE family transporter: MPVEIIPSFLLYCLVSGITPGPANLSSLATAVRRGRSPAIRQWYGILVGYTIVMLCSGLLAFFVGQALNEHVAKLSFVGAAYILWLAYKMLRESCDDAVESRPFKGFVSGLFIQLTNVKIMIFGITAQTTFMLPYNRSIVAVMLFSLALSVTGPSCNMVWLLTGVKLRDIFSKYQKPIGIAMAISLVACAVSILTIG; this comes from the coding sequence ATGCCTGTAGAAATTATTCCATCCTTTTTATTGTACTGCCTGGTCTCGGGGATTACCCCGGGACCTGCAAATTTAAGTAGCCTTGCCACCGCTGTACGCCGCGGCAGGTCTCCTGCCATTCGCCAATGGTATGGCATTCTTGTGGGCTATACTATTGTGATGTTGTGTTCAGGATTGCTTGCCTTTTTTGTGGGACAGGCCTTGAACGAACATGTTGCAAAGCTTTCTTTCGTGGGTGCGGCCTACATTCTTTGGCTAGCCTATAAGATGCTCCGTGAATCCTGTGACGATGCGGTAGAATCCCGGCCTTTCAAGGGTTTTGTTTCGGGGCTGTTCATTCAGCTTACTAACGTAAAGATTATGATCTTTGGCATTACGGCCCAGACCACCTTTATGCTGCCTTATAATCGCAGCATTGTGGCGGTAATGTTGTTTTCCTTGGCCCTTTCTGTTACGGGGCCCAGCTGCAATATGGTGTGGCTTTTGACAGGCGTTAAGCTCCGCGACATTTTCTCCAAATACCAGAAGCCCATCGGCATTGCCATGGCCATTTCTCTGGTGGCGTGCGCTGTTAGTATTTTGACTATTGGGTAA
- a CDS encoding M67 family metallopeptidase gives MITLPNAEYEKVLEHARKNLPEEACGLIAGRIEGNDKHIEKVYLLTNIDHSNEHFSLDPKEHLGAIKDMRANGLTPLGNWHSHPETPSRPSDEDKRLAYDSKASYLILSLMDRENPVFRSFHVEGDVATDEGLTII, from the coding sequence ATGATTACTTTGCCCAACGCTGAATATGAGAAAGTTCTGGAACACGCCCGTAAGAATCTGCCCGAAGAAGCATGCGGACTGATTGCCGGACGTATCGAAGGTAATGACAAGCATATCGAAAAGGTTTACTTGCTTACCAATATCGATCATTCCAATGAACATTTCTCCTTGGATCCTAAGGAACACTTGGGTGCAATCAAGGATATGCGCGCAAACGGTCTTACTCCTCTGGGAAACTGGCATTCTCATCCGGAAACACCATCTCGCCCCTCTGACGAAGATAAGCGCCTTGCTTACGACAGCAAGGCAAGCTATCTGATTCTTTCCTTGATGGATCGCGAGAATCCGGTGTTCCGTTCCTTCCATGTGGAAGGTGATGTTGCAACAGACGAAGGTCTGACTATTATTTAA
- the thiF gene encoding thiazole biosynthesis adenylyltransferase ThiF — protein MAFTNEQLERYSRHIILKEVGAKGQKKLLNAKVLVIGAGGLGAPVAMYLAAAGVGTIGIADADVVDLSNLQRQIIHATKDVGKPKVQSAKETMQEMNPDVNVITYHTFVTSDNIMDLIKDYDFIIDGTDNFPAKFLINDACVMAKKPFSHAGIIRFQGQLMTYVPGQGPCYRCVFKEPPPKDAVPTCKQAGVIGAMGGVIGSLQAMEAVKYILGTGNLLTGYLLTYNALTMEFRKVKLPSHTENCAVCGEHPTITQLIDYEQAVCDMKH, from the coding sequence ATGGCTTTTACTAACGAACAACTTGAACGCTATTCTCGCCACATTATCCTGAAGGAAGTGGGCGCAAAGGGGCAGAAGAAACTTCTGAACGCAAAGGTGCTGGTGATCGGTGCTGGCGGCCTTGGCGCTCCTGTGGCTATGTATCTTGCTGCCGCTGGCGTGGGTACTATCGGTATCGCTGACGCCGACGTGGTGGATCTTTCCAATCTGCAGCGTCAGATTATTCACGCCACTAAGGATGTGGGCAAGCCCAAGGTTCAGTCTGCTAAGGAAACTATGCAGGAAATGAACCCGGATGTAAACGTCATTACCTATCACACCTTCGTGACTAGCGATAACATCATGGACCTGATTAAGGACTACGATTTTATCATCGACGGTACTGACAATTTCCCTGCCAAGTTCCTGATCAACGATGCTTGCGTCATGGCAAAGAAGCCTTTCTCCCATGCAGGTATTATCCGCTTCCAGGGCCAGCTCATGACTTATGTGCCGGGCCAGGGTCCTTGCTACCGCTGCGTCTTTAAGGAACCCCCTCCGAAGGATGCTGTGCCGACCTGTAAGCAGGCTGGCGTGATCGGCGCTATGGGCGGTGTAATCGGTAGCCTCCAGGCTATGGAAGCTGTGAAGTACATTCTGGGTACTGGCAACCTGTTGACCGGTTACTTGCTGACCTACAATGCGCTGACCATGGAATTCCGCAAGGTGAAGCTGCCTTCTCATACCGAGAACTGCGCTGTTTGCGGTGAACATCCCACCATTACTCAGCTCATTGACTACGAACAGGCTGTCTGCGACATGAAGCACTAA
- the thiS gene encoding sulfur carrier protein ThiS has translation MILTIAGNKKEYNDGLTVAQLIEAEKVETPLYVTVSLNDEFIKNADFDTTVLKDGDSVEFLYFMGGGC, from the coding sequence ATGATTCTTACCATTGCAGGAAACAAGAAAGAATATAATGACGGCCTTACCGTCGCTCAGCTGATCGAAGCAGAAAAGGTTGAAACTCCGCTTTACGTGACTGTTTCTCTGAACGACGAATTCATCAAGAATGCTGACTTCGATACTACCGTCCTTAAGGATGGCGACTCCGTTGAATTCCTCTACTTCATGGGCGGTGGCTGCTAA
- a CDS encoding sulfurtransferase TusA family protein — MAKEDFKIDDEIDITDVVCPTTFVKAKVALEELDEGQILAVRMNDGEPVQNVPRSIKDEGHEILDLIDNEDKTYTLIVKKVGD, encoded by the coding sequence ATGGCTAAGGAAGATTTTAAGATTGATGACGAAATTGATATCACTGACGTTGTGTGCCCCACGACTTTTGTGAAGGCAAAGGTTGCCCTGGAAGAACTTGACGAAGGTCAGATTCTCGCAGTGCGCATGAACGATGGTGAACCGGTGCAGAATGTGCCTCGCAGCATTAAGGACGAAGGCCACGAAATTCTGGACTTGATTGATAACGAAGACAAAACCTATACCCTGATTGTTAAAAAGGTAGGTGACTAA